The DNA region CAGGAGATACTTCTTATCATAGTCTTTGGAATCCAACAATAGAAGGGAATAGCTTATCCTTGCTCTAGTGCGATCGATCAAGATGTTGAAGAGGGCGTGATCCTCAAGTCTCAGTTCCCGTTTCCAGAAGGACCAATATCGATCGATGAGGTCTGTAACTAAAAGAATGCCGTATCTCTCCATAGCGATTGGCCCTGTAATGCTGCCCTCATCGACATCGTGGTCTATCGATACGGAAAACAAGAAATCAAGACCACCTGCCCATTGAAAGATTGGGCGGTCAATTCGAGATGAAATGTGATGATTGAATACGCCTCTGGAATAATCCTGTAGTAATGAACGAAATCTCTCGTTAATTGAAGGTATTTTTATGATATTCTCCTTTGAGGAGATCAATCCTACCGATTCCAGCTCCCTGACATATTTGCGTAAAGAGTCCTTTTTAAGTCCTGTCTCCTTGGCAACCCGATTATTATCCTTCTCATGATAACATATCGAGAGAAGTATGAGCATCTTTGAATCGAGGAACGCCGAGAATGGATAATCACCTGAACCGAGTATCTGTCTCAACGCCTGCGAGTGAAGTGAATCTGATGGAAGATAACATCTTGGGTGTGCTCCCTCGGAGCGGATGAATCCCCTGCTCTCCAGATTCTCTAGGATTCTATAGGCGGATGGGAGTGACAAAGGAATCGCTTGGGCTAACTCCTTTGCAGCAAGGGGCCTATCCATTAGCGAGATCATACTCCTGATTTCATTCCTGCTCAGAGAGAACATCATGGAATTGATATGATAAAACTATTAATAACTTTATTGTTTCAATTCCAGATTAGAACTATAATGAATTTGAAAGTTGACGAATTCTCACGGATAAATTCATCAAGTTCTTATGATTGATTTGATGATTGCCTTTAGTTGATTATTGATAAATAATAATTGATTGGAGAAACATCCTTTTATTTAATTTGTTTTTACTAATATTTCTAATTCAAAACGATTTTCATGGTTTTATATCCCGAACCTCGTCGCATCCAGATATGCCCTAGATCTCTGCCTTATGTTGAGGTGCAGGTAGATCTGCGTAGTCGAGATGTCCGAGTGACCGAGATTGCCTCTCACCACCTCGAGTGGGATTCCCTTATCCAGCTGCCATGTGGCGCATGTATGCCTCAGTGTGTGCGCGGTAACGTTTGATTGTATTCCCGCCTTCTCAGCTATCTCCCCCACATGCCTCTGCAGCGACCGCTTGCACTTACCGAAGTACTTGTCCTCAGGCCCCAGCTTCTTCTCCTTTGCAAGTATCTTTGCCAGGGAGATCGTGTGAATGTCCAGCGGCGCTAAGCGATCCTTGCTGCCCTTCCCCTGTCTCACGAAGACCGAGCAGCTGCCGATATCGATGTCGCCGGGGGTGATCTCTTGGGCTTCAGCAACCCTAAGCCCGCCGAAGAGCATCAGCCTGCAGGCCAGGAGATCGTCTAGCCTGTCGATGGCCATGATGAAGCGGTCTATCTCCTCGTACCTCAGCACATTCGGGAGTTCCATTGTGT from Methanomassiliicoccales archaeon includes:
- a CDS encoding helix-turn-helix domain-containing protein, with protein sequence MFSLSRNEIRSMISLMDRPLAAKELAQAIPLSLPSAYRILENLESRGFIRSEGAHPRCYLPSDSLHSQALRQILGSGDYPFSAFLDSKMLILLSICYHEKDNNRVAKETGLKKDSLRKYVRELESVGLISSKENIIKIPSINERFRSLLQDYSRGVFNHHISSRIDRPIFQWAGGLDFLFSVSIDHDVDEGSITGPIAMERYGILLVTDLIDRYWSFWKRELRLEDHALFNILIDRTRARISYSLLLLDSKDYDKKYLLQEARQLGLETIISDMVKYLRGKEVRRTEFPSRQEFEQLRRDYGVLK
- a CDS encoding tyrosine-type recombinase/integrase, yielding MELPNVLRYEEIDRFIMAIDRLDDLLACRLMLFGGLRVAEAQEITPGDIDIGSCSVFVRQGKGSKDRLAPLDIHTISLAKILAKEKKLGPEDKYFGKCKRSLQRHVGEIAEKAGIQSNVTAHTLRHTCATWQLDKGIPLEVVRGNLGHSDISTTQIYLHLNIRQRSRAYLDATRFGI